In one Pseudomonas sp. R84 genomic region, the following are encoded:
- a CDS encoding 2-hydroxy-3-oxopropionate reductase, with the protein MAKIGFIGTGIMGHPMASNLQKAGHSLFLSAHHDAAPADLVAAGAVALANPREVAQEAEFIIVMVPDTPQVDDVLFRADGVAAGLSKGKIVIDMSSISPTATKAFAAKINEKGAQYLDAPVSGGEVGAKAATLSIMIGGDADAFERALPLFQAMGKNITLVGGNGDGQTAKVANQIIVALNIQAVAEALLFASKNGADPAKVREALMGGFASSKILEVHGERMIKGTFDPGFRISLHQKDLNLALQGAKELNINLPNTANAQQVFSTCAAIGGSNWDHSALIKGLEHMANFSIRDNK; encoded by the coding sequence ATGGCTAAAATCGGATTTATCGGCACCGGCATCATGGGCCACCCAATGGCTTCGAACCTGCAGAAAGCCGGTCACAGCCTGTTCCTGTCGGCGCACCACGACGCCGCCCCGGCCGACCTGGTTGCCGCTGGCGCCGTCGCCCTGGCCAACCCGCGCGAAGTCGCGCAGGAAGCAGAATTCATCATCGTCATGGTGCCGGATACCCCGCAGGTCGACGATGTACTATTCCGCGCCGACGGCGTTGCCGCAGGCCTGAGCAAAGGCAAAATCGTTATCGACATGAGCTCGATCTCGCCGACCGCCACCAAGGCATTCGCTGCAAAGATCAACGAGAAAGGCGCGCAATACCTCGACGCACCGGTGTCCGGTGGTGAAGTCGGCGCCAAAGCCGCGACCCTGAGCATCATGATCGGTGGCGACGCCGATGCCTTCGAACGCGCGCTGCCGCTGTTCCAGGCCATGGGCAAGAACATCACCCTGGTCGGTGGCAATGGCGACGGTCAAACCGCCAAAGTCGCCAACCAGATCATCGTTGCCCTGAACATTCAGGCCGTCGCTGAAGCCCTGCTGTTCGCTTCGAAAAACGGTGCCGATCCAGCCAAGGTGCGTGAAGCACTGATGGGCGGTTTCGCCTCCTCGAAAATCCTTGAAGTGCACGGCGAGCGCATGATCAAAGGCACTTTCGATCCAGGCTTCCGCATCAGCCTGCACCAGAAGGACCTGAACCTGGCCCTGCAAGGCGCGAAAGAGCTGAACATCAACCTGCCAAACACCGCCAACGCCCAGCAAGTGTTCAGCACCTGCGCGGCGATCGGTGGCAGCAATTGGGACCACTCGGCGCTGATCAAGGGTCTGGAACACATGGCCAACTTCTCGATTCGCGACAACAAATAA
- a CDS encoding urea transporter gives MPANHFNTHCPDWAEALLNGFSQIFLQRHPLCGLLCLLAILLTAPVLFAGALLGAVAGLLTAQRRNYAKADRQAGLFSYNGILLGLLLSLYFPWSPLLPPLILAAGGLSAMVTQQWLKHVYRSRAIPAYTSPFVAMSWVLLLFAEPSAPMAHIEMNTLNVLAAELRGLGQVMFLGHPLAGALIAIGLLVADRRAFCWAMLASVIGLGSSLLHHESGSALLGLGSYNAVLAALAFSAQRQQPWLPLVGIVLALLVTPLFAAVGLATLTAPFILAGWLIRAGIQMLGKTPVERAPCAHGENQPRLR, from the coding sequence ATGCCTGCCAATCATTTCAACACCCACTGCCCCGACTGGGCCGAGGCTTTGCTCAACGGTTTCAGTCAAATATTCCTCCAGCGTCATCCGCTGTGCGGCCTGTTGTGCCTGTTGGCGATCCTGCTGACGGCGCCCGTGCTGTTCGCCGGTGCGCTGCTCGGTGCCGTTGCCGGTTTGCTCACCGCGCAACGCCGCAACTACGCCAAGGCTGATCGCCAGGCTGGACTGTTCAGCTACAACGGCATTTTGCTTGGCCTGTTGCTGAGCCTGTATTTCCCTTGGTCGCCGCTGCTGCCGCCGCTGATTCTTGCCGCTGGCGGATTGAGCGCGATGGTCACGCAGCAATGGCTCAAACACGTATATCGCAGCCGAGCCATACCGGCCTACACCTCGCCGTTCGTGGCCATGAGCTGGGTATTGCTGCTGTTCGCCGAACCGTCAGCGCCGATGGCGCACATCGAAATGAACACGCTGAATGTGCTTGCCGCCGAATTGCGCGGTTTGGGCCAGGTGATGTTCCTCGGCCATCCGCTGGCCGGCGCGCTGATTGCCATCGGTTTGCTGGTCGCTGATCGCCGCGCATTTTGCTGGGCAATGCTCGCCTCGGTGATCGGCCTCGGCTCCAGCCTGCTGCATCACGAAAGCGGCTCCGCTTTGCTCGGTCTCGGCAGCTATAACGCCGTGCTCGCCGCCCTTGCATTCTCCGCGCAACGCCAGCAACCTTGGCTGCCACTGGTCGGCATCGTGCTGGCGCTGCTGGTCACTCCGCTATTTGCCGCTGTCGGCCTGGCCACCCTGACCGCGCCGTTCATCCTCGCCGGCTGGCTGATCCGCGCCGGTATTCAGATGCTCGGCAAAACGCCGGTCGAGCGTGCGCCTTGCGCTCATGGGGAGAATCAACCTAGGCTGCGCTGA
- a CDS encoding glycerate kinase, which yields MSVDPQQLLRELFATAIDAAHPNQVLEAHLPTDRSGRVIVIGAGKAAAAMAQVVERCWEGEVSGLVVTRYGHGAPCEKIEVVEAAHPVPDAAGLAVAKRVLELVSNLSEDDRVIFLLSGGGSALLALPAAGITLADKQSINKALLKSGATIGEMNCVRKHLSAIKGGRLGKACWPATVYTYAISDVPGDLATVIASGPTVADPSTSAEALAIIKRYGIEIPVSVRNWLQSPESETVKPGDPSLARSHFQLIARPQQSLDAAAVKCRQAGFSTLILGDLEGESREVAKVHAGIARQIINHGQPLAAPCVILSGGETTVTVRGNGRGGRNAEFLLSLTDNLKGQPGVYALAGDTDGIDGSEDNAGAIMTPDSYARAAALGLSASDELDNNNGYGYFAALDALIVTEPTRTNVNDFRAILILESCKS from the coding sequence ATGTCGGTCGATCCGCAACAACTGCTGCGCGAGCTGTTTGCCACAGCCATCGACGCGGCCCATCCGAACCAGGTCCTCGAAGCCCATTTGCCCACCGATCGTAGCGGCCGGGTGATCGTCATCGGTGCCGGCAAAGCCGCCGCCGCGATGGCGCAAGTGGTCGAGCGCTGCTGGGAAGGTGAAGTCTCTGGCCTGGTTGTGACCCGTTACGGTCACGGCGCTCCGTGCGAAAAAATCGAAGTGGTCGAAGCCGCGCATCCCGTCCCGGATGCTGCCGGTCTGGCCGTGGCCAAACGCGTGCTCGAACTGGTCAGCAACCTGAGCGAAGACGACCGCGTGATCTTCCTGCTCTCTGGTGGCGGCTCTGCCCTACTGGCGTTGCCGGCCGCAGGCATTACCCTCGCCGACAAGCAATCGATCAACAAAGCCCTGCTCAAATCCGGCGCGACCATCGGCGAGATGAACTGCGTGCGCAAGCACCTCTCGGCGATCAAGGGCGGGCGTCTGGGCAAGGCCTGCTGGCCTGCCACTGTTTATACCTACGCAATTTCCGATGTACCGGGCGACCTCGCCACGGTTATCGCTTCCGGCCCGACCGTGGCCGACCCAAGCACTTCCGCTGAAGCGCTGGCGATCATCAAACGCTACGGCATCGAGATTCCGGTTTCGGTGCGTAACTGGTTGCAAAGCCCTGAGTCGGAAACCGTCAAACCCGGTGATCCATCCTTGGCGCGCAGCCACTTCCAGTTGATCGCCCGTCCTCAGCAATCGCTGGATGCCGCTGCGGTGAAATGCCGTCAGGCCGGTTTCAGCACGCTGATCCTCGGCGACCTCGAAGGTGAGTCGCGCGAAGTGGCGAAAGTCCACGCCGGCATCGCCCGCCAGATCATCAACCACGGCCAGCCACTGGCAGCGCCGTGCGTGATCCTTTCCGGCGGCGAAACCACCGTAACCGTGCGCGGCAATGGCCGTGGCGGGCGCAACGCCGAATTCCTCTTGAGCCTCACCGACAATCTCAAAGGCCAGCCCGGCGTCTATGCGCTGGCCGGTGACACCGACGGCATCGACGGTTCGGAAGACAACGCCGGCGCGATCATGACTCCGGACAGCTACGCCCGCGCCGCCGCCCTCGGTTTGAGCGCCAGTGATGAACTGGATAACAACAACGGCTATGGCTATTTCGCGGCGCTCGATGCGCTGATCGTCACTGAGCCGACCCGCACCAACGTCAACGACTTCCGCGCCATTCTGATCCTTGAGAGCTGCAAATCATGA
- the hyi gene encoding hydroxypyruvate isomerase, protein MPRFAANLSMLFTEQDFLARFDAAAKAGFSGVEYLFPYDFSSAEIKAKLDANGLTQVLFNLPAGDWAKGERGIACLPDRVEEFRAGVDLAIAYAQVLGNTQINCLAGIRPQGVDDPTVEKTFVANLKYAADKLQAAGIKLVMEAINTRDIPGFYLNNTAQALSIREQVGSANLFLQYDIYHMQIMEGDLARTLQSHLGEINHVQLADNPGRNEPGTGEINYRFLFEHLDRIGYQGWVGCEYKPLTTTEAGLGWLKTHNAI, encoded by the coding sequence ATGCCGCGTTTCGCAGCCAACCTGTCCATGCTGTTCACCGAACAGGATTTCCTTGCCCGTTTCGACGCCGCCGCCAAGGCCGGTTTCAGCGGTGTCGAATACCTGTTCCCGTACGACTTCAGCTCCGCCGAAATCAAGGCCAAGCTCGACGCCAACGGTCTGACCCAAGTGCTGTTCAACCTGCCGGCCGGTGACTGGGCCAAGGGCGAGCGCGGTATCGCGTGCCTGCCGGATCGTGTCGAAGAGTTCCGCGCTGGTGTCGATCTGGCCATCGCTTACGCACAAGTGCTGGGCAACACCCAGATCAACTGCCTGGCCGGTATTCGTCCGCAAGGCGTTGACGATCCCACCGTGGAAAAGACCTTCGTTGCCAACCTGAAATACGCCGCCGACAAGCTGCAGGCAGCGGGCATCAAACTGGTGATGGAAGCGATCAACACCCGCGACATCCCGGGCTTCTACCTGAACAACACGGCGCAAGCCCTGTCGATTCGCGAACAGGTCGGCAGCGCCAATCTGTTCCTGCAATACGACATCTATCACATGCAAATCATGGAAGGCGATCTGGCCCGCACCCTGCAATCGCACCTGGGCGAGATCAACCATGTGCAGCTCGCAGACAACCCGGGCCGTAACGAACCAGGCACCGGTGAAATCAACTACCGCTTCCTGTTCGAACACCTCGATCGCATCGGTTATCAGGGTTGGGTGGGTTGCGAATACAAGCCGCTGACCACCACCGAAGCAGGCCTCGGCTGGCTGAAAACCCACAACGCAATCTAA
- the pyk gene encoding pyruvate kinase yields MTPDKKVKILATLGPAVDGIEDIRELVEAGVNIFRLNFSHGDHADHAKRYQWIREVERQLNYPLGILMDLQGPKLRVGKFADGKVQLHRGQAFRLDLDATPGDERRVNLPHPEIIAALEAGMDLLLDDGKLRLRVVSKYADAIDTTVLNGGELSDRKGVNVPQAVLDLSPLTAKDRRDLSFGLELGVDWVALSFVQRPQDIIEARALIGDKAFLMAKIEKPSAVEQLREIAELSDAIMVARGDLGVEVPAESVPQIQKNIITTCRELGKPVVVATQMLESMRFSPAPTRAEVTDVANAVAEGADAVMLSAETASGEYPLEAVQMMSKIIRQVENGPDYQTQLDVSRPKAEATVSDAISCAIRRISNVLPVAVLVNYSESGASSLRAARERPKAPILNLTPNLQTARRLSVAWGIHSVVNDRLRQVDEVCSTALEIAQAQGMAERGDTLLITAGVPFGQPGSTNSLRIETLI; encoded by the coding sequence ATGACGCCTGATAAAAAGGTCAAAATCCTCGCCACCCTCGGGCCTGCTGTCGATGGCATCGAAGACATCCGTGAACTGGTCGAGGCCGGGGTGAATATCTTCCGCCTGAACTTCAGCCACGGCGATCACGCCGACCACGCCAAGCGCTATCAGTGGATCCGCGAAGTCGAGCGCCAGCTCAACTACCCGCTGGGCATTCTGATGGACTTGCAGGGGCCGAAACTGCGCGTCGGCAAGTTCGCTGACGGCAAGGTGCAACTGCATCGTGGTCAGGCCTTCCGTCTGGATCTGGACGCGACGCCGGGCGATGAGCGCCGGGTGAATCTGCCGCATCCGGAGATCATTGCCGCGCTGGAAGCGGGAATGGATCTGCTGCTCGACGACGGCAAACTGCGTCTGCGCGTGGTCAGCAAATACGCCGACGCGATCGATACCACCGTGCTCAACGGCGGCGAACTGTCGGACCGCAAAGGCGTCAACGTGCCGCAAGCGGTGCTCGACCTCAGCCCGCTGACCGCCAAGGATCGCCGCGATCTGAGCTTCGGTCTGGAACTGGGTGTGGACTGGGTCGCGCTGTCGTTTGTACAGCGTCCGCAAGACATCATCGAAGCCCGCGCACTGATCGGCGACAAAGCCTTTCTGATGGCGAAAATCGAGAAGCCTTCCGCCGTCGAGCAATTGCGTGAAATCGCTGAACTGAGCGACGCGATCATGGTTGCCCGTGGCGATCTCGGCGTTGAAGTACCTGCCGAAAGCGTGCCGCAGATTCAGAAAAACATCATCACCACCTGCCGCGAACTGGGCAAACCGGTGGTGGTGGCGACGCAGATGCTCGAGTCGATGCGCTTCTCTCCTGCTCCGACCCGCGCCGAGGTGACGGACGTTGCCAACGCCGTGGCCGAAGGCGCCGATGCGGTGATGCTGTCGGCGGAAACCGCCTCCGGTGAGTACCCGCTGGAAGCCGTGCAGATGATGAGCAAGATCATTCGCCAGGTTGAGAACGGTCCGGATTATCAGACCCAACTCGACGTCAGCCGGCCGAAAGCTGAAGCGACCGTTTCCGATGCGATCAGCTGTGCGATCCGGCGTATCAGCAACGTGCTGCCGGTGGCGGTGCTGGTCAACTACAGCGAGTCCGGTGCATCGAGCCTGCGTGCAGCGCGGGAACGGCCGAAAGCGCCGATCCTCAACCTGACACCGAACCTGCAGACCGCGCGGCGCTTGAGCGTGGCGTGGGGCATTCATTCGGTGGTCAACGATCGTCTGCGTCAGGTCGACGAAGTCTGCTCTACCGCCCTGGAAATCGCCCAGGCGCAAGGCATGGCAGAGCGTGGTGACACGTTGCTGATCACTGCCGGCGTGCCGTTCGGGCAGCCCGGATCGACTAACTCGCTGCGGATCGAGACATTGATTTAG